One window from the genome of Sulfodiicoccus acidiphilus encodes:
- a CDS encoding glycoside hydrolase family 2 TIM barrel-domain containing protein → MRTDSRWRFDLSGFWRFRPDPKGEGDYSRGFEGEPIYVPASWNEQNPAWDQLGTVGWYLRDFRVEPPQGDMWLVFEGAGYRTRAWLNGEELGEHEGSFTKFRLKCSPRRGWNRLVVRVDNTIAPDSIPPGDGFNDTYFDFFHYGGIHRPVYLEATPSVHAEDLFVTGDADGNLRVEGRSNSEAEVVVELRELGKTWKMGVVDRFVLEQRVTVTPWSPEVPRLYSLEVRVGNDEVYERVGFRTVEVESEGLRLNGRKLFLKGFGRHEDFPTFGRRIPGPALIRDFQMMKEVGANSFRTSHYPYSDEHLDLADEMGFLVILETPLVGLGERHFRDRSFLEKAVNVTREMVVQHRSRPSVIMYSLMNEPDSRTEEARAFASALKDVVRALDSTRPITHASNRFLEDRATEVDDVVSVNMYFGWYTYSGDLEEGTRKAVETVEEVRRKFGKPVLVTEFGADALSGVHWDPPVAWTEEYQAEMIRRYVESLSSLEYVAGLHVWNFADFRTPQGRRGPTRTVLNRKGVVTRDRQPKLAWKVLKDLFSLRGGEVD, encoded by the coding sequence TTGAGGACGGACTCGAGGTGGAGGTTCGATCTCTCTGGATTCTGGCGCTTCAGGCCAGATCCCAAAGGAGAGGGCGACTACTCTCGCGGGTTCGAGGGCGAACCCATATACGTCCCAGCTTCGTGGAACGAGCAGAACCCCGCCTGGGACCAGTTGGGAACAGTGGGGTGGTACCTCAGGGATTTCCGCGTCGAACCTCCCCAGGGAGACATGTGGCTCGTCTTCGAAGGAGCCGGATATAGAACTAGGGCGTGGCTCAACGGTGAGGAGTTGGGAGAACACGAAGGTTCCTTCACTAAGTTCAGGTTGAAGTGCTCTCCGAGGAGAGGGTGGAATAGGTTAGTGGTGAGGGTGGACAACACTATCGCTCCAGACTCCATCCCACCTGGAGATGGGTTCAACGACACCTACTTCGATTTCTTCCATTACGGTGGAATACATAGGCCGGTGTACTTGGAGGCAACGCCTTCGGTGCACGCTGAGGACCTCTTCGTTACGGGAGACGCTGATGGGAACCTCAGGGTGGAGGGACGGTCGAACTCGGAGGCGGAGGTCGTGGTGGAGCTCAGGGAACTGGGGAAGACCTGGAAGATGGGAGTGGTAGATCGCTTCGTCCTGGAGCAGAGGGTGACGGTCACTCCGTGGTCTCCGGAGGTCCCCAGGCTCTACTCGTTAGAGGTGAGGGTTGGAAACGACGAGGTGTACGAACGAGTGGGGTTCAGGACGGTGGAAGTGGAGTCAGAGGGACTGAGACTCAATGGGAGGAAACTGTTCCTCAAGGGGTTCGGACGTCACGAGGATTTCCCAACGTTCGGGAGAAGGATCCCGGGTCCAGCCCTAATCAGGGACTTCCAGATGATGAAGGAGGTAGGAGCTAACTCCTTCAGGACCTCTCACTATCCATACAGCGACGAGCACCTAGACCTCGCCGACGAGATGGGCTTTCTGGTCATACTCGAGACCCCCCTAGTGGGTCTAGGGGAGAGACACTTCAGGGACAGGAGCTTCCTAGAGAAGGCCGTAAACGTCACGCGTGAGATGGTCGTACAGCACAGGAGCAGACCATCCGTGATCATGTACAGCCTGATGAACGAGCCGGACTCTAGGACGGAGGAAGCGAGGGCCTTCGCGTCGGCCCTTAAGGACGTAGTACGGGCCTTGGACTCCACCAGGCCGATCACGCACGCCTCAAATAGGTTCCTGGAAGACAGGGCGACCGAGGTTGACGACGTAGTCTCAGTTAACATGTACTTCGGTTGGTACACTTACTCCGGCGATCTGGAGGAAGGGACGAGGAAGGCTGTGGAGACTGTGGAGGAGGTGAGAAGGAAATTCGGGAAACCTGTCCTAGTCACGGAGTTCGGCGCAGACGCCTTGAGCGGCGTCCACTGGGACCCACCGGTTGCCTGGACCGAGGAGTATCAGGCTGAGATGATAAGACGATACGTGGAATCGTTGAGCTCCCTAGAGTACGTGGCGGGGTTGCACGTCTGGAACTTCGCCGACTTCAGGACCCCGCAGGGCCGTAGGGGACCCACGAGGACAGTCCTCAACAGGAAAGGGGTGGTCACCAGGGACAGGCAACCGAAGCTTGCCTGGAAGGTGCTGAAGGACCTCTTCTCACTTCGGGGAGGAGAAGTAGACTAG
- a CDS encoding MFS transporter yields the protein MELRRQATALFVTYFLAWSVVPIYGLFSTYLFSADGVPILEVGAFGTSYAASSTVGQYVLGRMSDATSSRKTVMLVALVGMSSSTLMDLLYRSTFTLAFSGISAAFFAGGFASTVLASSVELSGGAGSNISLVRIGGALGWIVGSLLIPYLLTTGGTPRTFLVLEVLLVGSVLFAWFSIRDSHVTSAPPVELRNGPIYLYAGLAGVITSSASWMLPPFVEASGGSIQFLGRVIALGAAAEVPSMLLAGRLYDRYKSGALLLFNGAILSVAVFLYGLLPLNLLPLAQVARGAGYGLFVVSVPAILAGRGGKRGEVAGAFLASYSAGSVVGGVVGGALSELFGARSFFLLVSSLLLASSVATWVRRRDR from the coding sequence GTGGAACTTAGGCGTCAGGCTACTGCCCTCTTCGTGACCTACTTCCTTGCCTGGTCCGTGGTACCCATCTACGGGTTGTTCTCCACTTACCTCTTCTCAGCCGATGGGGTCCCGATCTTGGAGGTGGGGGCCTTCGGAACCTCCTACGCCGCCTCCTCAACGGTTGGACAATACGTCTTGGGAAGGATGTCAGACGCAACGTCGAGTAGGAAGACGGTGATGCTAGTAGCGTTGGTGGGGATGTCTTCCTCTACCTTAATGGACTTGCTGTATCGCTCCACTTTCACTTTGGCCTTCTCTGGGATAAGTGCCGCCTTCTTCGCAGGCGGTTTCGCTTCGACCGTCCTGGCGTCATCTGTGGAACTGAGTGGAGGTGCGGGCTCCAACATCAGCCTCGTTAGGATCGGCGGGGCCCTTGGGTGGATCGTGGGGAGCCTCCTCATCCCTTACCTTCTGACTACAGGTGGGACTCCTCGTACATTCCTGGTATTGGAGGTACTTTTGGTGGGGAGTGTCCTCTTCGCCTGGTTTTCCATACGAGATTCCCACGTCACGTCTGCTCCTCCGGTCGAATTAAGGAACGGGCCCATTTACCTCTACGCTGGATTGGCGGGAGTGATAACGTCCTCCGCCTCTTGGATGCTACCTCCCTTCGTGGAAGCGTCCGGTGGATCCATCCAGTTCTTGGGCAGGGTGATCGCGTTGGGAGCTGCGGCGGAAGTTCCATCCATGCTACTTGCTGGGAGACTCTACGACAGGTACAAGAGTGGAGCGCTGTTGCTTTTTAACGGTGCGATCCTGAGCGTGGCCGTTTTCCTATATGGACTGCTCCCACTCAACTTGCTCCCGTTGGCCCAAGTTGCGAGGGGAGCGGGCTACGGACTTTTCGTGGTCTCGGTACCAGCGATCCTCGCCGGCCGAGGAGGCAAAAGAGGGGAAGTGGCCGGTGCATTCCTAGCCTCCTACTCTGCAGGTTCTGTCGTGGGAGGTGTCGTGGGCGGAGCGCTCTCGGAACTGTTTGGGGCTAGGTCGTTCTTCTTACTCGTGTCGTCCCTTCTGTTGGCGTCCTCAGTTGCAACGTGGGTTCGACGCCGAGATAGGTAG
- a CDS encoding Gfo/Idh/MocA family protein, with product MLRFGVLGTGFVVDTFHMPSLRELNAQVVAVGSRRSEAFAKKWGIGKYYQGDSFLEQLCSDNEVDVVLVALPNFLHEKAVTRCAEEGKHVIVEKPLGRNSQEAERSLAAVERAGVLHGYAENQVFIPQIVRLRDFLNSGVLGDVVWVRSREAHSGPHSGWFWDRNLSGGGSLLDMGCHSVEVARKLFGIEPSQVLAWGELTVHRGKTEAEDNSVVLMKFGRGLGQAENSWTAKGGLDLRYEVYGTDGSAFVDVTRETGMRLFTTASDKVDYVVEKADIRGGWMYPVWREHELYGYLEEMRHFLTSMKAGENPKENLRDGLTVNRIIDAAYKSVRTGKWEPP from the coding sequence ATGCTCAGGTTCGGAGTTCTTGGGACTGGGTTCGTCGTCGACACGTTTCACATGCCCTCACTCAGGGAACTGAACGCCCAAGTTGTAGCGGTGGGCTCCAGGAGGTCGGAGGCCTTCGCTAAGAAGTGGGGTATAGGGAAGTACTACCAGGGAGACTCCTTCTTGGAGCAACTCTGTTCCGACAATGAAGTGGACGTGGTTTTGGTGGCCCTGCCCAATTTCCTTCACGAAAAGGCCGTAACGCGGTGTGCCGAGGAGGGAAAGCACGTTATAGTGGAGAAGCCGCTCGGACGCAACTCTCAGGAGGCCGAGAGGTCGCTGGCCGCAGTCGAGAGGGCCGGAGTTCTGCACGGATACGCTGAGAACCAAGTTTTCATACCCCAAATAGTCAGACTCAGGGATTTCCTCAATTCAGGGGTGCTTGGGGATGTTGTCTGGGTCAGGTCGAGGGAGGCACACTCTGGTCCACACAGTGGTTGGTTCTGGGATAGGAACCTATCGGGCGGAGGTTCCCTCCTAGACATGGGGTGTCACTCGGTGGAAGTGGCGAGGAAACTCTTCGGGATCGAGCCTTCCCAGGTGCTGGCCTGGGGGGAACTGACTGTGCACAGGGGCAAGACGGAGGCTGAGGACAACAGCGTGGTGCTCATGAAGTTCGGCCGTGGACTGGGACAGGCAGAGAATAGTTGGACCGCGAAAGGGGGATTGGACCTCAGATACGAGGTATATGGAACCGATGGGTCGGCCTTCGTTGACGTCACGAGGGAGACCGGCATGAGGCTCTTCACCACGGCCTCGGACAAGGTAGACTACGTTGTGGAGAAGGCGGACATCAGGGGAGGATGGATGTACCCGGTGTGGAGGGAGCACGAGCTTTACGGTTACTTGGAGGAGATGAGACACTTCCTCACTTCCATGAAAGCCGGCGAAAACCCCAAGGAGAACTTGAGGGATGGCCTAACCGTCAACAGGATAATCGACGCTGCCTACAAGTCAGTGAGGACTGGCAAGTGGGAGCCACCCTAG
- a CDS encoding sugar phosphate isomerase/epimerase family protein: protein MRIGVQSYTFRKLGFQRAVEYCSLRGLKVLEAYPAHVPPNIEGARLAREVSDRVSVSSHGVNKMEGTGLSSLFSFAKEGGVEVLVADPSPESLPTVDQLAKEFDVRVAIHNHGPKHRWGSALSAGELLQSYDRRLGLCLDLGHLARSKEDPFKVLEKYGERLFDVHVKDLNSEEEDVPVGAGVLKVREFLRALRESGLDPLVMIEYEADPDDPIRGVDQSLAFVRASLE, encoded by the coding sequence ATGAGGATAGGAGTGCAGAGCTACACGTTCAGGAAATTGGGCTTCCAAAGGGCTGTGGAGTACTGTTCCCTCAGAGGACTTAAGGTGTTGGAGGCCTACCCAGCCCACGTTCCTCCCAATATAGAAGGAGCACGACTAGCGAGGGAGGTATCGGACAGGGTGAGCGTGTCCTCTCACGGGGTGAACAAGATGGAGGGAACGGGGTTGAGCTCGCTCTTCTCGTTCGCCAAGGAGGGTGGAGTGGAGGTACTAGTTGCAGACCCTTCCCCCGAGTCCCTTCCGACCGTCGACCAGTTGGCCAAGGAGTTCGACGTGAGAGTGGCCATACACAACCACGGCCCTAAGCACAGGTGGGGCTCGGCGCTGTCGGCCGGGGAGCTCCTCCAGTCTTACGACAGACGACTTGGCCTCTGCCTAGATCTGGGCCACCTCGCCAGATCCAAGGAGGATCCCTTCAAGGTGCTGGAGAAGTACGGAGAGAGACTCTTCGACGTCCACGTGAAGGACCTTAACTCAGAGGAAGAGGACGTCCCAGTGGGAGCGGGTGTATTGAAGGTGAGGGAGTTCCTCAGGGCACTAAGGGAAAGTGGACTAGATCCGTTGGTAATGATAGAGTACGAGGCCGACCCAGACGACCCAATCAGGGGAGTGGACCAGTCACTCGCTTTCGTAAGGGCCTCCCTGGAGTAA
- a CDS encoding Gfo/Idh/MocA family protein has translation MKTINLCSVGAGSWVQEGHLPAIRELETVRLVAVADVDERRLKLFQEKFGVRAYRDYSEMLARESPDAVLVAVPHTLHARVASDVLNAGAHVYVEKPMATTVEDALTLADLARKKARILMVGHEHRFGQGTLIARKFLEGGRLGKIYYARAEYVRRRGLPAGPTFVSKELARGGALFDIGSHVIDLAMFLSDFPIPVKIKGVTYQNFSDRPEMFSNYPKTQRSTRTEVEDTALGMVTFANGMTMFVEASWASYIKADRRHVAVMGDRGGVDLEGNDLSFMTTLDGEFLNSQPIQGQQFLYLDIWRRFSEAVASGLDVAPFPGTTAEQGALELMIMDAIYRSAQRGAEVEVEVPSSLSKDLGWGDSKPRAEVRG, from the coding sequence ATGAAGACGATTAACTTATGTAGTGTAGGAGCTGGTAGTTGGGTGCAGGAGGGACACCTCCCGGCCATAAGGGAGTTGGAGACGGTCAGACTGGTTGCGGTGGCAGACGTCGACGAGAGGAGACTCAAACTCTTTCAAGAGAAGTTCGGCGTCAGAGCCTACAGGGACTACTCCGAGATGTTGGCTAGGGAATCACCGGACGCCGTTCTGGTGGCAGTTCCCCACACCCTCCACGCCAGGGTGGCCTCCGACGTTCTGAACGCTGGAGCCCACGTTTACGTAGAGAAACCCATGGCTACAACAGTCGAGGACGCTCTGACCCTGGCTGACCTAGCTAGGAAGAAGGCCAGGATCCTCATGGTGGGTCACGAGCACCGCTTCGGACAAGGGACGCTGATAGCTAGGAAGTTCCTCGAGGGGGGAAGGTTGGGGAAGATCTACTACGCGAGGGCCGAGTACGTGAGGAGGAGGGGCCTCCCGGCCGGTCCGACCTTCGTGAGCAAGGAATTAGCGAGGGGTGGGGCCCTTTTCGACATAGGTTCCCACGTCATAGACCTCGCCATGTTTCTAAGCGACTTCCCCATCCCTGTCAAGATTAAGGGTGTAACTTACCAGAACTTCTCGGACAGACCTGAGATGTTCTCCAACTACCCGAAGACACAGAGGTCCACCAGGACTGAGGTAGAGGACACGGCCCTCGGCATGGTGACTTTCGCCAATGGTATGACAATGTTCGTAGAGGCCAGTTGGGCCTCCTACATAAAGGCTGACAGGAGACATGTGGCAGTGATGGGGGACAGAGGAGGAGTCGACCTAGAGGGAAACGATCTCTCGTTCATGACCACCTTGGACGGTGAGTTCCTGAATTCACAGCCCATTCAAGGTCAGCAGTTCCTCTACTTGGACATATGGAGGAGGTTCTCGGAGGCCGTGGCCTCGGGTCTGGACGTGGCGCCCTTCCCAGGTACAACCGCGGAGCAAGGAGCTCTCGAACTGATGATAATGGATGCCATCTACAGGTCGGCCCAAAGGGGAGCGGAGGTGGAGGTCGAGGTACCGAGTTCGCTTTCGAAGGACCTGGGTTGGGGGGACTCCAAACCTAGAGCTGAGGTGAGAGGATGA
- a CDS encoding aldo/keto reductase: protein MNYSNFGESGLKVSTLCLGLWHLPPSKEVDQFGVPKVDEELSIKIIRRAVDLGVNFIDTANVYHGVMQGPDWRHTGNAERILGKALQGMDRESLVISTKVRGRVADHPNGEGLSRKHLMWQVRESLKRMGLNYIDVYLMHRPDPSTPIEETLETMADLVRQGLVHYVGESYFSPEDVPYMVEVSRDLRLPFLVMQEPYNLLEREAEVDKFPLARAYGLGVMAYIPLAQGVLTGKYANGVPEGSRATYVPEISSRYLTRETLDALKEFHSIAQEVGVKDAQLALAWILKRAQQVGVTVVPIIGSTSLAQLEEDVEAVDVKLSDDVMKRLDEVSRKARVNWTVKYDRVKRRGH from the coding sequence ATGAACTACTCGAACTTCGGCGAAAGTGGTCTTAAGGTCTCTACACTCTGCCTAGGTCTATGGCACCTCCCTCCCTCCAAGGAGGTGGACCAGTTCGGCGTCCCCAAGGTGGACGAGGAGCTCTCTATTAAGATAATAAGGAGGGCGGTCGACTTGGGAGTGAACTTCATCGACACGGCAAACGTATACCACGGAGTCATGCAAGGCCCGGACTGGAGACACACGGGGAACGCAGAGAGAATTTTGGGGAAGGCGCTCCAGGGTATGGACAGGGAGTCTCTAGTGATTTCAACCAAGGTGAGGGGTAGGGTGGCCGATCACCCCAACGGTGAAGGGCTCTCGAGGAAGCACCTCATGTGGCAGGTCAGAGAGTCGCTGAAGAGAATGGGGTTGAACTACATCGACGTTTACCTGATGCATAGGCCGGATCCGTCTACGCCGATTGAGGAGACTCTGGAGACTATGGCAGACCTGGTGAGGCAAGGCCTAGTGCACTACGTGGGAGAGAGTTACTTCTCTCCAGAGGACGTGCCGTACATGGTGGAGGTCTCGAGGGACCTCAGGCTACCGTTCCTCGTGATGCAAGAGCCCTACAACTTGCTGGAGAGGGAGGCGGAGGTGGATAAGTTCCCACTGGCTAGGGCTTACGGGCTCGGAGTCATGGCTTACATACCCCTGGCCCAAGGAGTCCTCACAGGAAAGTACGCGAACGGCGTGCCCGAAGGCTCAAGGGCCACGTACGTTCCGGAGATCTCGTCTCGCTACCTAACGAGAGAGACGCTGGACGCACTCAAGGAGTTTCACTCCATTGCCCAGGAAGTCGGAGTGAAGGACGCCCAACTGGCCTTGGCCTGGATACTGAAGAGGGCTCAGCAGGTGGGAGTGACGGTGGTCCCTATAATAGGCTCAACCTCTCTGGCACAACTGGAGGAGGACGTGGAGGCAGTGGACGTTAAGCTCTCCGACGACGTCATGAAGAGGCTCGACGAAGTCTCCAGGAAGGCCAGGGTCAACTGGACAGTGAAGTACGATAGAGTGAAGAGAAGGGGTCACTGA
- a CDS encoding TIM-barrel domain-containing protein, whose amino-acid sequence MPRWAFGYWQSKERYATQYELLEVVAEFRRRKIPIDVVVQDWMYWGKYGWNALKFDESTHPDPSLMTTEAHRMGVKVIVSVWSNFGVSTDVVKELRPHLVPGSLNYDPSSPEGRRAYWELVDQRILSRGFDGLWLDASEPEFFKPTGGDRGTYTFYTGLRDSVLKAGRGSRYVNAYPLLHTSGVYEGWKSKYSTRPVVLTRSAYLGQNRTGAIVWSGDIHHDWGVLKAQVQAGINFSFIYPYWTTDTGGFFSGDPADESYREIFLRWLAWSVFCPVMRVHGTSYPKEPWRFGKDEEIVKSLIELRYRFLPYIYTAAWEVTKGTPMMRPLAADFQDEEVLDVDDQYMFGPSLMVSPITFPGGRREVYIPRGKWYDFWTWEEVEGGKSVEVEVPLDRIPLHVRGGSVLPLGRPIEGADLEQDPLELRLYGEGSSSSELYEDEGDGLGYEKGEYQVVPITRSEGELRLSDAIGNLRREHTFRILVGGRVWTELRYVGREIRVEVQ is encoded by the coding sequence CTGCCCAGGTGGGCCTTCGGCTACTGGCAGTCGAAGGAAAGGTACGCGACGCAGTACGAACTGCTCGAGGTGGTGGCTGAGTTCAGGAGGAGGAAGATACCCATAGACGTGGTAGTTCAGGACTGGATGTACTGGGGAAAGTACGGCTGGAACGCCCTCAAGTTCGACGAGAGTACCCACCCAGACCCTTCCCTCATGACAACCGAAGCACATAGGATGGGAGTGAAGGTGATCGTGTCTGTGTGGTCTAACTTCGGTGTGTCCACTGATGTGGTGAAGGAACTTCGGCCTCACTTGGTGCCGGGAAGCCTGAACTACGATCCCTCGTCTCCAGAGGGAAGGAGGGCCTATTGGGAGTTGGTGGACCAGAGGATCCTGTCGAGAGGCTTCGACGGCCTATGGCTCGACGCGTCGGAGCCAGAGTTCTTCAAGCCTACGGGAGGGGACAGGGGTACGTACACCTTCTACACCGGGCTTAGGGACTCCGTCTTGAAGGCAGGCAGGGGCTCTAGGTACGTCAATGCCTACCCTCTCCTTCACACGTCCGGAGTTTATGAGGGTTGGAAGTCCAAGTACTCCACCAGGCCGGTCGTGTTGACGAGATCTGCTTACCTGGGACAGAACAGGACTGGTGCCATCGTCTGGTCGGGTGACATCCACCACGACTGGGGAGTCCTCAAGGCACAGGTACAGGCTGGGATCAACTTCTCCTTCATCTACCCCTATTGGACCACAGACACGGGAGGTTTCTTCAGTGGGGATCCGGCCGACGAGTCCTACAGGGAGATATTCTTGAGGTGGCTCGCCTGGTCGGTGTTCTGCCCCGTCATGAGAGTGCACGGAACGTCCTATCCTAAGGAACCATGGAGGTTCGGGAAAGACGAAGAGATCGTCAAGTCCCTCATAGAGCTCAGGTATAGGTTCCTTCCCTACATCTACACTGCGGCGTGGGAGGTTACGAAGGGGACACCTATGATGAGGCCGCTGGCCGCCGACTTCCAAGACGAGGAAGTGCTCGACGTGGACGACCAATACATGTTCGGTCCGTCCTTGATGGTGAGTCCCATCACCTTCCCGGGCGGAAGGAGAGAGGTTTACATTCCCCGCGGGAAGTGGTACGACTTCTGGACGTGGGAGGAAGTGGAGGGCGGAAAGAGTGTTGAAGTGGAAGTCCCGCTAGACAGGATACCCCTTCACGTCAGAGGTGGATCCGTTCTCCCCCTCGGTCGACCTATTGAGGGTGCTGACCTGGAACAGGACCCGCTCGAACTAAGGCTCTACGGCGAGGGCAGCTCCTCGTCGGAGCTATACGAGGACGAGGGAGACGGCCTAGGTTACGAGAAAGGGGAATACCAAGTCGTTCCAATCACCCGGTCGGAAGGAGAGCTTCGCCTCTCGGACGCCATAGGGAATTTGAGGAGGGAACACACGTTCCGCATCCTTGTAGGCGGGAGAGTGTGGACTGAATTGAGGTATGTGGGGAGGGAAATTAGAGTTGAGGTTCAGTGA
- a CDS encoding aldo/keto reductase codes for MEYRFLGKSGLKVSELALGTMTFGREASKEESFKMLDLYASEGGNFIDTANVYSNGKSEEIVGEWLRGKDREDFVVATKVRFPVGQGPNRAGLSRKHILWSVEQSLRRLNTDYLDLYQFHAWDDFTPLEESLSTMTELVEAGKVRYVGVSNFTGWQLQRAVDVTKELGLQPIVSIQPLYNLLDRYLELEVLPVAQREGVGVIPWSPLRGGWLTGKYRRGMQAPPEDTRIGIAEKFGWSESWSRYNNERTWKVVDRLLEVSKEVGREPSQVALRWLLQRAGVTAPIVGARNVQQLKVNLGAAGWVLESKYVDLLTEVSEPELFYPYDFVRNAQRRR; via the coding sequence ATGGAGTATAGATTCTTAGGTAAATCTGGACTCAAAGTCAGCGAACTGGCCTTGGGCACCATGACCTTCGGTAGGGAGGCCTCCAAGGAGGAGAGCTTCAAGATGCTGGACCTCTACGCGTCGGAGGGAGGTAACTTCATCGATACCGCCAACGTCTACTCCAACGGGAAGTCGGAGGAAATAGTGGGGGAGTGGCTCAGGGGTAAGGACAGGGAGGACTTCGTGGTGGCCACGAAGGTGAGGTTCCCAGTGGGTCAAGGTCCCAATAGGGCAGGACTCTCGAGGAAGCACATTCTCTGGTCCGTGGAACAGAGCCTGAGGAGACTCAACACTGACTACCTCGATCTGTACCAGTTCCACGCCTGGGACGACTTCACTCCCCTCGAGGAGTCCCTGTCCACTATGACAGAGTTAGTGGAGGCGGGGAAGGTGAGGTACGTCGGTGTGAGCAACTTCACGGGATGGCAGCTACAGAGGGCCGTAGACGTCACGAAAGAGCTGGGACTGCAGCCAATCGTGTCAATTCAGCCCCTGTACAACCTTTTGGACAGGTACCTGGAGCTGGAAGTACTACCCGTAGCTCAAAGGGAGGGAGTTGGGGTCATTCCCTGGAGTCCGCTCAGGGGAGGGTGGCTCACGGGCAAGTACAGGAGGGGTATGCAGGCCCCGCCAGAAGACACTAGAATAGGGATAGCTGAGAAGTTCGGGTGGTCGGAGTCCTGGAGTAGGTATAACAACGAACGCACTTGGAAGGTTGTGGATAGGTTGCTCGAGGTATCGAAGGAGGTGGGAAGGGAACCATCCCAGGTGGCCCTACGCTGGCTCCTTCAGAGGGCTGGCGTCACCGCGCCTATCGTGGGAGCTAGGAACGTGCAGCAGCTCAAGGTCAATCTGGGCGCTGCTGGGTGGGTGCTGGAGTCCAAGTACGTCGACTTACTGACTGAGGTCAGCGAACCCGAGCTGTTCTATCCCTACGACTTCGTCCGGAACGCCCAGAGGAGGAGGTAG
- a CDS encoding aldo/keto reductase: MRYVNLGGAKVSQVCLGTWHLPPSKEVDQFGVPKVDEELSIKIMKKAMDLGVNCIDTANGYHGVLQTEEPHHVGNAERIVGKFLSQLDRESVFLATKVRAPISPRPNGEGLSRKHVRWQLRESLKRLNTDYVDLYQLHWPDPTVPKMEVATTLYWAQSQGYVNYLGLSNHPAHDVVQFDHLLKSLGSEGLSSVQDPYNLLDRRFEESRAVTAKELGLTLLAFVPTAQGVLTGKYLAGGSWKVPEGSRATYVKEVGRYFNDRNLKVVKEVVRVAEEVGATPAQVAIAWVIGMGEAMSVKTIPLIGATRVEHVEEDVEAVDVKLSDDVMKRLDEVSRT; this comes from the coding sequence TTGAGGTACGTTAACCTCGGGGGAGCCAAGGTCTCCCAGGTATGCCTGGGCACTTGGCACCTCCCTCCCTCCAAGGAGGTGGACCAGTTCGGCGTCCCCAAGGTGGACGAGGAGCTCTCCATTAAGATAATGAAGAAGGCGATGGACCTTGGGGTGAATTGTATAGACACAGCTAACGGTTACCACGGCGTCCTCCAGACTGAGGAACCACACCACGTTGGGAACGCGGAGAGGATCGTGGGCAAGTTCCTCTCCCAGTTAGACAGGGAATCTGTCTTCCTTGCCACGAAGGTCAGAGCGCCCATATCTCCGAGGCCAAACGGGGAGGGGCTCTCCAGGAAACACGTGAGGTGGCAACTGAGGGAGAGCCTGAAGAGACTCAACACCGACTACGTGGACCTGTACCAGCTCCACTGGCCGGATCCCACTGTTCCCAAAATGGAGGTGGCCACTACCCTCTACTGGGCCCAGAGCCAAGGATACGTCAACTACCTAGGACTCAGCAACCACCCCGCTCACGACGTGGTTCAGTTCGACCATTTGCTGAAGTCCCTCGGCTCAGAAGGTCTATCCTCGGTCCAGGACCCCTACAACTTGCTGGACAGAAGGTTCGAGGAGTCTAGGGCGGTCACCGCAAAAGAGCTCGGTCTCACTCTCTTGGCTTTCGTTCCCACGGCTCAGGGTGTATTGACGGGTAAATACCTTGCCGGAGGGAGTTGGAAAGTTCCGGAGGGGTCGAGGGCTACTTACGTGAAGGAGGTAGGTAGGTACTTCAACGATAGGAACTTGAAGGTGGTCAAGGAGGTGGTGAGAGTGGCCGAGGAAGTGGGCGCCACTCCTGCTCAGGTTGCCATAGCTTGGGTAATCGGGATGGGAGAAGCGATGAGTGTGAAAACGATCCCACTAATAGGGGCGACCAGGGTGGAACACGTGGAGGAGGACGTGGAGGCAGTGGACGTTAAGCTCTCCGACGACGTCATGAAGAGGCTCGACGAAGTCTCCAGGACGTGA